From the genome of Dehalococcoidales bacterium:
CCTGTATAGTTCGGGCTGCCGTCGGGGTCAATTGTTTTACCCGGGCGGGGAGCAGACAAACTCCACCCATTCCAATGAAAAAGCGATTCTCCCTGACGCAGGATATCGGATGAATCATCGGCGGCAGACGTTACCCCTTGTGATATCCAGCCTTCATCTTCATGCCTTTCGACAATTGCCGAAGAGGGCTTTAAAAATTCGTAAGTTCCCGCGCGGCGGCAAAGGGAATGCCACTTATTGGTAAGCGAATCCCAGACGTCAATCACAAATCCGCGTGTGAGGTCTTCGGCGCTTAAAAGCATGTCGCTCCCGTTTTCGAAGTTTTGATTAAGATCGTCTTGCCTTTCAAACGTTTCGTGCGTTTGCTCCGCTTTATCTATCCTTGCAACCGAAATGCCGGCAGAGCGTAACGACGGAAGAGATATTTTTTCGGGGGTATCGGCAGACCTGCGGGTACTGTGTGATAATGTTAAATTTGAGGCAAAATTGATTGCCTTAATAGCGGAACCGTCAACATCAATCGCAGTTACATGGTAACGCCTTTGGTCCTCAAACGGAAGCATCCTGTCAACTATTTCAGGATTACCGACTCTGGACAAAGAATAAAACGAAGACGAATCCACATAACAGCGGGTTGCCATTTTCCTGTCCCAGTCGGGGATATTAACCGTTACAACATCGGTGAAATCGGGCATTCCCGGCATCCATGTTGCCAATACCTGCACCGTGTTTTCGGAAGCGGTCTGCGGCGGTAAAGCGGCTACCAAATCAAAAACCAATCCCAATCGCCTTAGAAGATACGGATAATCGGCAAGAATTGAAATTGCCTTATGAAAATCAATGGCGGGGGGCTCTAATGTCACTCTTTTAGCGTTAAACGGCTTATGAAAGAGTTTAGCCTGTAAAAAGGATTTGGTGATTTCGGCGGGATCACCGGAGCTGCCGGCTGATACATAGCCGTGTCTTTTAAGCTCGTTCATTATATTGTTTGTTAATTGTTCCTCGTTTTTATCCCTGTACGAAAAAGCCAGCGGTCGGAAAGGAGAATCCTCATTTACGAACAGTTCACTTGCGGTCGGAAAATCTCCGCCGGAAGTTGTTGCCAAATCGATATACTGCTTTTTAAAAAATGCCTCGATATTTTTTACGGGGAAAGATTGGATCGGCATATTTTTAAAATCCTGCATCTCATAAGGGTGAATGCGTGTGTTTTTATCGAAAAGAGCCTGCCAAAGCTGAGAACTCGGTAATTCGCTAACGATAGCGGCCTGTGTCGTCTCGCCGTTTTTAAATTGAACACTAAACATAACCGACCGACGGCCGTCAGTAGGGAACAAAGTAGCGGGCCAATCCAAAAAATCAGGAAAAGCGGAAAGAGTGGCATTTTTATCGTCGGTTTCCAGACGCGGTGCAACAAAAACCGATAATCTTAAATTGGTCAGCCGCCCCGTAATGGAATAGGCTCCGTCAGGCAGGGCCGTCCACATTATTGTCTGTTTTTTCATAGCTTATCTCCTTGTCCTTCCGCTACATGGCAATTTGAGCAAAAGCTTCAGTATATTCGGTCCATTCGTCTTGATTTATTAAATCTTCAAAGCCTCCGCTTGTCGATCCGGCCGCTAAATTAACCCGTTTCCCGGCACGTGCTCCGGAATGGATTGCCGACACCGGAGGGTTACTGCCGCCGCCGTCACCGCCGGCAATTCGTCGTTCAACCGAAAGCTGAACACTGGCGCTAAAGAACAAAACCTCGACTTTAACAGTCAATTTAGCCTGCCCCCACAACTCGTTGGGCGGCTTTTGGAAGGTAAGCCCCAGATAAAATTCCACCGAAAGGGTTACAAGCCCCAAAACCCTCATTGAACCGCCCATACGAACATAAGCGGTAAGGCTAACGGTTTCTTCGGGCTCTCCAACCTTTTCCATCTCAAAATAAATACCGCCGACAACATGGACTTCGCCGCTGGCAACTCCGATATTAAGTGCCATACTGGCACCAAACTCCAACGCCGCTTCGAGTCGTTCCACCCCGTCTAAACCTACTTCAATTGCAAAGAAACCCCCGCCGCCGATAGCAAAAACCGTTAACAGGAAGGGCTTTTCCCGCTCGCAGAAATTAAACCTGACTCTGGCCGGTTGCCCCGTAAAGGGAATCGCCAATTTAAAAGCCAGGCTTATATTCTGAATAGTGACAATACCGACACCAACGGTAGGAATCGGCAGTGATAAACCGGCACTCACCGCCGTTGGGGTAACATCCAGACTCATCCCCGACCCCAGTTTTTCCATAAATTTTCTGAGCGGGTTAACAAATTCCAAGTGGCCGGCAAACTCCGTTTTGTTGATATCAATATCAACATCGGGTTTTTTGCCTGTTTTGGCGGTAAAAACCATTTTTGTAAAGTGGAATCGCAAAAATAAGTAATCCCCGTTGCCAACCATATTTATCCGGAAATTACGCAGATCGCCTTTAATATCGTACGTAGGCGGCGCGGGCGGATCAATGGGAGTAACAAAAACCCCCTTCACTTCCAGTTTGGTGGAAGCGGAAGGTTCGAATATACGTAACGGGTCCGCCTTAACATCCGGATTCCAATCTATACGCGTTTCGATTGCCTCGGGCGGAAGGCTGTTATTCCCATTCGGATAGATGATATTGTTGGTAATCCGCGGAGATTTACGTTCGTCACCAAAGTTCGCGGGCTGAATAATTTCCGAAAGCAATATCCCTCCCAGAATCTTGGCGCCTGTAAAAAACTGTTCGGGGTCAAAGGTTGTCGGAACGGTATCGACCGGACCGGCAATCACCCCTTTATTGCGCGAAAGGGCACTAATTTGCATATTAGGGGTAATCAGCGCACCGGATTTATCGCCCGTCCCGTTGAAATTCATATCAACCTTTGACTTGAGCTTTGCCCAAATATAAGCCGGATTATTGGCCGGTTGGAAACCGTCTTTAAGATACTGGGGATGGAGTTCAATTATCACCGGCTCCGGTAAAGCCTTGCCGCAAGCCTGTTCCGCACCCGGAAGGCGAACGTCGGCTTCCTGCCAAATCGGGAAAAAGCGTGGCATGTCATCCGGTAAGCTGACATTCTGCGGTGTCGGAAGCTCCGCGCCTAAAGTTATCGTTTTTATTTCAGCGGCGGTATCGCCCGGCTTACCGCCTGCGATTCCGTCTTTGGCAGAGCTTGGCGCAAGTGCCACTTTTTGCCCTTGCAGGGCCCTTAATCGCCTATCCTTGTTGGCAGTTGATTTGTTATACGCTTCAACGGCAGGTTGAAGGAAATCGCCTAAATCCTCCGCCTGTTGCAGTGTGGAGGAAATAAATGCCAACGGGGCGGTAAATTCCGTTACTTGTCCGTCACCGTCCGTTGCCGTCATATGGAAAAGATAGTCTTTACCGGCAACCCTCGGCCAAAAGGCTTTTTGCCCGCGCCCCACCAAATCGTAGGCCTCACCGGTCAGGGTAGGGTCATCAAGCGACGGCGTTATCGTTGTTGTGATACGCACATTATTAAAAGGCCACTGCCGCCCCTGATTGGGTTGTGAAGAATGAGCGGGATATGTTTTTACGGGTTGCCTTACAACAATAAAAAAGCGCTGACGGAGATATGCCGCCGTATTACCGGACATAGTGCCGCCGGGCGGAACCGGTTGCACCTTGCGCTCGGTAACCTTTACAAGCGTCGCCCCGTGCCCTGTCGGAAACAAGAACCCTTTATAAACTACACGCACGTAATTATCACGCGCCATAGCGGCCAAATGACGCCATTCAACAATATCAAGGTCGGCGCCTGCCGGAGCGTTCTCCCAAACACCGCGGGCATCCAGCCATGCACCGAGGCTGCTTAACATAAACCGGTTAACATCCACCGGCGTCGGATTGTAATATTGCAGGGAATCGGATTGCACAAGGCTGTATTTAGCAATATTATAGTCTGAAGTTAGCCTCACCAATTGCCAGCGGTCGTTATTTGTAAGCGACATCCTAAACGGATTCATATCGTTGGCATCGGGGGTGATTTGGCGATCAAATCCGGGCGTCCAGATGGCACGCAGCGTGCGATACTTGGATTGCTTTTCATCCACTTCCCAAGTGCCCTTGGCGGTCTGATTAAGGGTTATCCCGCTTATAGACATTTTTCTGACACCCATACGCGAGTGCCAAAGTTCGGTACGATTGTTATGTGTCACAGGATTAAAAGAATGCGCCCAACCGGCATGGCGGTTCGGCGACATTATTAATTGCCAAGGAACCTCCAAAGCCGTCTCCCATTTTTGCGGCTCCGTCGGAATTTTACCGAAATCCGTTTCGTCCGAAGGCAGGGCCGTCGGCGCTACATTCAATTCATATTTATTCCAAGACAACAATTCGTTAAGTGTAAATGGAATCGGAGCTGTCCCGGGCGGGATTTTAAAAACAAGACGGCTAACCCCCGCCAATCTGGCCGATACCGAACCGGGCTGAAGGAGCGCTTCCGAACCGCCGGGGGGATTCGGGGCAGAGGAGGGATCTTCGGTGTCGTCCGCAAATTCCTCCGCCGTTTCAAGAAAAGCCTGTTCCGCAATATTTTGCGGCAGGATATCATTTCCATGGGCAAAGTTTACCGCTATGTAAGCATCTTTATCATCGTTTACGCGTTCCAAATTGGTTCCGTTCAGTTTAAGATGATAGAAATCGAATCTTAAGATCAACATATCTTGTTTGCGCAGAACGGATGCGCTAAACCCAGGTTCTGTCGAGGTAGTTGTAGTTTTATCACCCCCCGGTAAACAGCTGCCGAACGGGGCTTTCAAATCGCAAGAGGTAACGGCTGCTTCAGGGACAATGCTGTTGGCAAGTAATACCGTTCCTCCGAGGGCCGCCAGTTTAAGAAGCATTCGGCGCGTAATGGGGTTCTCCCCAAGTTTATCCGCCATCTCTAAAAGTTGTATGGCGGGCGTAGTGTCATCAACAAGTGAGTCATCCGGGGGTTGGGGAAAATTATTCTCACGGAAAGCGATTATTTCATTTATAATCGTATCGGTAATTTTACGGGGCTGAGATGAGTTACTGTCTTGGGAGCTTAAACCGTTATCTTTCATTAGCGCACCTCACGGAAGTAAACTTGCAAATTCCAAAATATTTACGCGTTAAAAGAAGGTTGTCATATAAGCGCAGGGCGCATAACTCCGTAAACATACTCCCTCCTTTTAACCCTAAAAACCACATCCGGTCGGTCTCGGAAAAATGCTTCCGATATCAAGAGCAGGCAGATATAAAATACCGAGCACAACAACATATTAGGTTACCTTTTTGGTGATGTCAATAGCTATTTCGATAAAACCGATAAAGAAGTTAATAAAATGATTTACGGTATTGTTGCAACCGAGGGTCTTAACATGCAAATTTAAAAACTCCCCCTGTTTTTCCATAACCGACGGACTCTGTTTAAAGATGTTTTCGCTGTTTTTGCCTTATTATCCCATTAAAATCAAAAATTACTGACATTTAATGTCAATAACTATTGACATAGCATAGTCAAGTTTATTAAAATCGAGGTTAATTTAAGTATCGCATACTTCTGTTTGCTCTGAGTCGATGGTTGATTATAGAGTTTGGCGTTTTTTTACAAAATCATAGACATAAGGAGGTAAGAGTTAGAACCATTTTTGTCTTATTTTTAAAAATCTGTTAAAAGGAAGGTAGAAAAGGATCAAACAATGGAAGTAAAAAGAGAAAGATGGAGCAGTAGATCGCTCTTTATCTTTGCGGCGATCGGCTCGGCCATCGGGCTGGGTAATGTTTGGCGCTTCCCTTACATGTGTTATGAATACGGTGGAGGCGCCTTTTTATTTGCATGGATTGTCGGGCTTATAATCCTTGGTATTCCCTGGTTGATGATGGAAATCGGTCTGGGAAAATATTTCCAAAAGGGAGCCCCCGGTGTCTTTGCCGGCATCGGTAAAAAATGGGAATGGGTAGGGTGGTGGCCCGTTTTTGTTGCATTTTTAATAGTGTCTTATTACACCGTGGTAATGGCTTGGTCTTTAAGATATGCCGTAGACTCGATTACGATGGCATGGGGTAAAGGCGCCGCGGCGGCTGAAGGTGCTGCTGATTATTTCTTCGGAAACATCTTGGAAGTCTCTTCAGGACCAACCGAATTGGGCGGCCAAGTCTGGCTGACTCTTCTTATGCTGGCTATTATCTGGATAATAATGTACGTTGTTATGTTTAAAGGTGCCAGAGTCCTCGGTAAGGTTGCTTTCTGGACGGTATTAATCCCTTGGGCTTTACTTGTTATAATCTTTATCCGCGGTATTACCCTTCCGGGCGCGGTTGACGGCCTTAACTATTATCTCTCAACTGATTTTAGTGTTTTGGCCGACGGAGGCGTATGGTTTGCGGCCTTTAGCCAGGTTGCCTTCTCACTCTCGGTCGGTATGGCCGGTATGTATGCTTACGGCAGCTTTATGGCTAAAAAATCGGATGTTAACAACAATGCTGCAATCGTTACCTTCTCAGACAGTGCCACCGCTTTCTTTGCCGGTTTTGCGGTATTTAGCGTAGTCGGCTTCTTTATGAATGCGTTATCAATCTCAGCCGGAGAAGTTACGGCTTCCGGGCTGGGCTTGGCGTTTATAACATTCCCGGCGGCTATCTCAATGATGCCGGCATTAAACGGTCTTATCGGCGTTGCTTTCTTCTTATGCCTGTTCTTCTTGGGTATCGACTCGGCATTCTTCTTGGCACACGGCGGCGTTGCCGCTCCGCTAAGAGACAAACTGGGGTGGAGCTTAAAGAAATCCACCATAATCGTTTGTGTTGCCGGATTCTTACTGGGTATGCTCTTTACAACCAAGGCCGGTGTTTACTGGCTTGATATGGTTGACCGAGCCGTTTCCTTCTACGGCCTGCTGATTACCGGTATTATTTCTTGTCTCTTGGTCGGCTGGGTCTTCGGCGCTCGCAAACTGCGCGAATACCTGAACGAAACTTCAGACTTTAAATTCGGTGCTTGGTGGGATTGGGTTATCAAGTTAGTTCTCCCCATCGCAATGACATTTGTTGTAATTTACGGTGGTTTCATGGTTGATATCCCCAACGCCTACGAAGGTTATCAAGTCGGTCCGTTTAACGGGTCACATATCTTATGGTTGATACTCGGCGTTACTCTGATTTTGAGTTTCGTACTCGGGCGAATGGCGACTAAAGCGCCCAAGGAGGAAGAATAATGACAACTGTTGCAATCATAAACACAATCATTGTGTGGCTATTTATTATCGGCGGGCTTGCTTTTTGTTTCTCTAAATTAGGGAAGGGCGGCGGCTGGGAAGACTAGCCTTATCGGCTACCAATCAATTATTAAAGAAAGGCTCCGCGAAAAACGGAGCCTTTCTTTTTTGGCAGGAAGAACCCTTTATAATTTTTTGATGCTGCTTAAATTCATTCAATCTTAAAATGAATTTTCTGTGCGTTTTTAGACTCATTAAGGTATAATTCTTTTAATTTATTTATGCGGGCGGGTGCTAAATGGCAACAACGGTATTAACACTCTTGGGAACGATGGCCCTTATTTTTGTGGCGGCGCTTATTTTTACCAACGCTATCGAATGGATAGCCTATCAAATGAAACTGGGGAGTTCGTTTGTCGGCTCCATTATCGCTCCGCTCTTTACGTCAATACCGGAAATGGTGGTCTTTTTAGTTGCTATTTTTGCCTTCAAAGACGGCATGGGGCATGAAATCGGGGTCGGAACCATTTACGGCCAGCCGTTTATGGCGTCCAGCCTCTCGTACGGTCTGGTGGGAATTGCTATTCTGCTTGGATTTTTACTTAAAAAGAGGCCCAGCGGACATATGCATGTCGATAAATCGCTAACAACACCGTTTCTATTTGTTACAATCTTGTTTCCGCTCACAATTATACCGGCCTTAGCCCACAATCAAATCGTAAACTACGTATTTGCCTTTATCTTTTTGGGGGCTTTTATTTACTACATATGGCTGATGTACAAAAGAAAACACGCCGGGCAGCTTGAGGATGCCGAAACGCCCTACTTCTCCCGCATAGCCTCCAAATCCGCAAGCGGCAAGGTGTTTCTGGCTGTCTTTCAATTGCTTGTCGCCGTAGGGCTGCTCTATATCGGCTCGGAAAAACTGGTCGGTACCGTTGAGAATCTCTCAACCGGAATCGGGCTTAGTGCGCTGGCACTGGCGCTGATTATTGTCCCCGCGGCAACCGCCATACCGGAAACTTCAACCGCCCTGATATGGGGATTTAGAGGCAGAGACACCTTAAGCCTCGGATCGCTTGTCGGTGAAAAAATACTTTATTCCACTTTCTATCCGGCGCTGGCGCTGTTTTTAATAAAATGGCCGTTTGATATTCATATTCTGATGAGCGTAATCGCCACAACGGTTATCTCCTTTTTACTTTACTTGTGTATCCGTTTTAATAAACTAAACTGGTACACACTTACCTTCGGGCTGATTTTCTTTGTGGCTTACGTAATAATGATATTTGTCCTCAAAATATAAACGGGAGGGGAAAATGTATACGGTAGTGGCAAAAGTAATCTCGCAAAAAGGCGTTTGCGAAGCCGGGCATAAAGTCGGCGATGAGTTTGTAATCGGCCAAAGCACCCCCTGCCATATGTGTTCTTGGGCCTTCTATACTGTTTTCCCGTTTGTCGAGGTATTGCAGTTCGGCGGTTCTTTCCCTTGGGAAAAAGACCCTTCAAAATCAATTGTGGCTTGCCCCGACCCCGATAACCCGGTTATTTTTGAGCTTGAAAGAAGAGTAATTTAATCCCAATGGACACACACTGCAACCTGCAGCCCTCCCCGTTTTTAACACAAAATATTGGCATACTGCCGCGCGGCAGAGCGCTTGATATTGCAATGGGAAACGGGCGCAATACTGTTTATTTAGCCAAAAACGGTTTTGATGTTGAAGGGGTTGATATTTCGCAAGAATCGGTTAATGCCGCACTCGAAAAGGCGAATTCGGAAGGGGTTAAAATTAAAACTGCCGTTACCGATATTGAAGCGGGGGAATACAGGATTGAAGAATCCGCTTATGACCTTATAATCTGTTTTAATTATCTCCACCGACCGCTGATGCCTCAGATAAAAGGTGCGCTTAAAAAGGGCGGTATTGTAGTCTACGAAACCTATACCGTGGACCAATTGCAGTTTGGAAAACCGTCCAACAGGGATTTTCTGTTGGAATACAACGAACTGCTGAAGATTTTTGCCGATTTCCGCTGTTTACGCTATTTTGAAGGCATTACCGATGCCAAAAAAGCAACCGCCGGCATAATCGCGCGAAAAACTTAAACGGGCGGCCTCGTTTTACTGTAATTCTTGTTCGGCTTCCTCCTCCATTTTGTAGAGCCGCGTATAGTAATCGGCAAATTCGTTTAAGTGTGCCAAGGCAATCTTACCGGTTAGAAGCGGGTCGTCATCGGTAACATTGGTTTGCGGGTCAACCAACCCGTGCTCCAATTCAACATCCAATCCCATCCGAAACTGCTCAACATCGAATTTCGTCCAGTCGATACCCAGCTCGTCGCCGATTTCTTGAGCTTCCTGTGTGGTAAAATGCTTTTCGATACTCATGACATTGTTCCTCCCGTTTTGTTTATGGAAAACAAAAAGAAAACCTGTTGCGGCGCTTTTAATCTCTTACCGCTTAAATCGGAGTTATTAAGAAACAGGCTATTCCTGTTCAAACTCTTTGATTACTTCTCTGATTTTCTGTTTCAGTTCGTCGTGAGGGGGTTCAATCCCTGAGCCGGCTTCCATTTTGGCAAGCCGTTCTTCAAGCTTGGTCTGCTTGTTAAGCATCAGTTTAATAATATCGGCAACCGGATCCGGTAAGTTGCCGTGTTCAAGATCCGATAACGGCTTATGGTGTTCGTCCACAACCCTGCCCGGAATGCCAACAACGGTTGCTCCGTCAGGCACCGGTTTGATTACTACGGAACCCGAGCCGATTTTAGCACCGTCTCCAACGTTAATTGCGCCCAAAACCACCGCACCGGTACCGATAACGACATTATTACCGATAGTCGGATGGCGTTTGCCTTTGTTAAGGCTGGTGCCTCCCAAAACAACACCCTGATAAATCAGAACGTCTTCACCGATTTCGGTTGTTTCTCCGATTACAACACCCGAACCGTGGTCGATAAAGAAACGGCGCCCGATAGTTGCACCGGGATGGATTTCAATAGCAGTAAAAAAGCGCGTACAATGCGAAAGAAGACGGGCAAGCAAACGCAGACGGTGTTTCCAAAGAAAATGCGCTACGCGGTGCGCCCAAACGGCATGCAAGCCCGGATAGCATGTCAAAACCTCAAGCACGCTCCTTGCTGCCGGGTCGCCTTTAAAAACAGTTCTGATATCCTCTGCAATACGCTTACACATTTACTTGATTATACACTTATAACGCCTCTTTACCAACCTTTTTTTAATATATTTGTGC
Proteins encoded in this window:
- a CDS encoding sodium-dependent transporter codes for the protein MEVKRERWSSRSLFIFAAIGSAIGLGNVWRFPYMCYEYGGGAFLFAWIVGLIILGIPWLMMEIGLGKYFQKGAPGVFAGIGKKWEWVGWWPVFVAFLIVSYYTVVMAWSLRYAVDSITMAWGKGAAAAEGAADYFFGNILEVSSGPTELGGQVWLTLLMLAIIWIIMYVVMFKGARVLGKVAFWTVLIPWALLVIIFIRGITLPGAVDGLNYYLSTDFSVLADGGVWFAAFSQVAFSLSVGMAGMYAYGSFMAKKSDVNNNAAIVTFSDSATAFFAGFAVFSVVGFFMNALSISAGEVTASGLGLAFITFPAAISMMPALNGLIGVAFFLCLFFLGIDSAFFLAHGGVAAPLRDKLGWSLKKSTIIVCVAGFLLGMLFTTKAGVYWLDMVDRAVSFYGLLITGIISCLLVGWVFGARKLREYLNETSDFKFGAWWDWVIKLVLPIAMTFVVIYGGFMVDIPNAYEGYQVGPFNGSHILWLILGVTLILSFVLGRMATKAPKEEE
- a CDS encoding TIGR04076 family protein, whose protein sequence is MYTVVAKVISQKGVCEAGHKVGDEFVIGQSTPCHMCSWAFYTVFPFVEVLQFGGSFPWEKDPSKSIVACPDPDNPVIFELERRVI
- a CDS encoding class I SAM-dependent methyltransferase, with the protein product MDTHCNLQPSPFLTQNIGILPRGRALDIAMGNGRNTVYLAKNGFDVEGVDISQESVNAALEKANSEGVKIKTAVTDIEAGEYRIEESAYDLIICFNYLHRPLMPQIKGALKKGGIVVYETYTVDQLQFGKPSNRDFLLEYNELLKIFADFRCLRYFEGITDAKKATAGIIARKT
- a CDS encoding DUF5661 family protein, translated to MSIEKHFTTQEAQEIGDELGIDWTKFDVEQFRMGLDVELEHGLVDPQTNVTDDDPLLTGKIALAHLNEFADYYTRLYKMEEEAEQELQ
- the cysE gene encoding serine O-acetyltransferase — protein: MCKRIAEDIRTVFKGDPAARSVLEVLTCYPGLHAVWAHRVAHFLWKHRLRLLARLLSHCTRFFTAIEIHPGATIGRRFFIDHGSGVVIGETTEIGEDVLIYQGVVLGGTSLNKGKRHPTIGNNVVIGTGAVVLGAINVGDGAKIGSGSVVIKPVPDGATVVGIPGRVVDEHHKPLSDLEHGNLPDPVADIIKLMLNKQTKLEERLAKMEAGSGIEPPHDELKQKIREVIKEFEQE